A region from the Methanobrevibacter oralis genome encodes:
- a CDS encoding potassium channel family protein, giving the protein MYIIIMGGGRVGLSLANLLIEDGFDITLIENDESLCAEVAAELDALVICGNGTSSKLLEETNIEDADYFVATTGNDEANLLSCILVKKYNVPNIIARVSNPDHEEAFKAVGINNVISPEITAAGYLEKLVTRPNVADLITLGEGDGEIIEMTITNKKIVGKRIEEISPTKDYIIISINENGKIEIPQKDHVIARGEKVSVLVKRGAFNKLSKKLEG; this is encoded by the coding sequence ATGTACATTATTATTATGGGGGGAGGTCGTGTTGGACTTTCTCTTGCTAATTTATTGATTGAAGATGGGTTTGATATTACTTTAATTGAAAATGATGAGTCACTATGTGCAGAAGTTGCAGCAGAACTTGATGCGCTTGTAATATGTGGAAATGGTACTAGTTCAAAGTTACTTGAAGAAACTAATATTGAAGATGCTGATTATTTTGTAGCAACAACAGGTAATGATGAAGCAAACTTATTATCCTGTATTTTAGTTAAAAAGTACAATGTTCCGAATATTATAGCCAGAGTAAGCAATCCAGACCATGAAGAAGCATTTAAAGCTGTTGGGATTAATAATGTAATTAGTCCAGAAATAACTGCTGCAGGATATTTAGAAAAGCTAGTTACAAGACCTAATGTCGCTGATTTAATAACACTAGGTGAAGGTGATGGTGAAATCATTGAAATGACAATAACTAATAAAAAAATTGTTGGAAAACGCATTGAAGAAATCTCACCAACAAAAGATTACATTATAATCTCAATTAATGAAAATGGAAAAATAGAAATACCTCAAAAAGACCATGTAATAGCCCGTGGTGAGAAAGTTTCTGTTCTTGTTAAAAGAGGCGCATTTAACAAATTATCTAAAAAACTTGAAGGATAA